The segment ATATAAGAGATATATGTCTTTCTCGTGTTTTTTGTTTACTGGTGTATGGTACTAGGGAGCTTCTTAATTGAAAGGTGTGGCAAAGAGGCTTTACATGAAAACTAAACAGATACCTAGCAATAAAATGTATAAGCCTACCATATTTGACACTTTTTTATCAAATACGATCTAACACAAAACGGTGAAAATCCATTTGTATTTCTAGGTGTTAGGATCACTTTTATTCGATAAATTCCGCATATTTTTTCTTTGCGGATTCACGAATCTTTTCGTGTTGTTCGTGGGCTTCCAAGATGACTTGGGCAGATCCCTTCGTTGATTCTTGCAAACCTTTAGGGGGATCAGTTTCGCTTCTTTCTAAATCAACTTTACCGAAATTGACACCTACGACAAGATAATAAGGATCTGTTTCTGATTGCTCTAAAAACAAGAGATACTTGGTCCCTTGCCGCATCATGTTGTAACCGGCGATATGGTAGGTGACTTTTTGCTTCTTGTTATAAGCCTCGTTTTCAAGGATCGTGAATGTTTCGCCTGTTTTCAGGTGATCGCCGTGAATAACTTTATCAACTTTAAAATCGGATAAAGTATAAGCGATAGCTATCCGTTCTTCTCCTCCATATTTAGTATAAAGGACAGTTGAAGCGTTCTCATAAGTTTTTTCAGCAATTACGATCTCATCAGCAGCATTTTCGACTTCCTTAAGATCATTGAACCCCTCTGTTTTCCCAACTTGGTAAATATCTTTTCCAAATCGACTACTATTATCGATTCCTTTGCCTAGAAAATTGTAGACAGACCATCCGGTGAGTGTGAGAATGATCACCCCGGCGAGAGATAGGACAACTGCAGTCTTTTTCATTGATAGTACCCCCTTTATTTTTCAATATCTTTTGTCAATATAGAAGCGAAGCTGGATGTTCTTGTTTTCTATATTATACATACTTTTTTCGAAAGCGAGAACAAGGACGAATATCGTACTATGGATAAAAAAGACGGTATTTCTATGTATATTGGTGTAGATATGATTCAGTTAAAACATATCTGAAAGCGGCAGCGCTATTTTGCTCGTGGATAAGACAAATAGAGCAAAACATGGGATAATACCAGTTGGACACCCGCAAGTGCTGTTTTTACGGGGAGGCTGCAATTATTTAGAAAAGAGATGAGTATCAATGAATAGTATGGATAAAATCAATCATTTCAGAGATGAGCGGGATTGGCGGCAATTCCACGACGAAAAGGATCTGGCCATCTCTATATCTTTAGAAGCAAATGAGCTTTTAGAGCTGTTTCAATGGCGAACTTCGACAGAAGCAAAGGAAGAGCCTGAGCGCCTAAAGGAAGAATTGGCGGATGTGCTGATCTATTCCTATATGATGGCCGACAACCTCGGCTTTGATATCGACCAGATCATAGAAGAAAAACTAAAAAAGAACGCCATCAAATATCCTGTAGATCAAAGTAAAGGCAGGAAAAGCTGACCCATTTTTAACGATGAAGCTTTCGGCAATCGATCAAGGCTCTCGCAACCGTGAAAAATCAGGGAAACGAGAGCCTTGGTTGA is part of the Enterococcus mediterraneensis genome and harbors:
- a CDS encoding nucleotide pyrophosphohydrolase, producing the protein MNSMDKINHFRDERDWRQFHDEKDLAISISLEANELLELFQWRTSTEAKEEPERLKEELADVLIYSYMMADNLGFDIDQIIEEKLKKNAIKYPVDQSKGRKS